The nucleotide window GGATTTTTGCGAATCCAGAGAGCTTCTACGATGACGTGGTGCTGATGGAGCTAGTGGATTTGCCCCCGCCAAGTTCAACGGCTGCGCCAGCCACGCCCCCTGCGGTTCCTCCTGCCAATCCAACGCTGACAGATGCAGTGCAGCAGGTTTTGACAGCCTTTCCTGCCTTGCGCGACGGGCAGCCACAGCACCTGAACCACGTGGTAGCAGCTTTACGTCAACAGGGTGTCCTGGGCAAATCGGACAAAACGGTTGCATGGTTTCGCCAGCATGCAAAAGCATTCCGCCTATCGCCCGATGTGGCCCCGAACCAGATTTGCTATGCCCCTCCGTCGAAGACTGCGCCGCCGATGACCGGCGCTTCTGCTGCCTTGTGCCAGAACACACAGGTGATGGCTCTTTTGCGGCAAGCCGTGCAGGCCACCCAGGACGCTCAGGGCTGGGCCCTCGTTAGCGCCATGCGCACGCACCTGGGAGACAAGACAGTCTTCGATACCCGCGCCCATGGCTTCGCCACGCTGACCAAACTGCTCGCAGCCACAGGAGCATTCGAGCTTCGCGGCACGGGGACACCCCAGGTTGCAGTGCGCGTGACCGCTGCAGCTCTGCCTGTGCCTGCTTCTGTGACTGCGCCAGTTGTGATTACATGGCCTTGTATATCCGGCAGGCGCGTAGCCCCGCCCCTGCCTGCGCCGTTACATGCGCTGCGCGCCGCCTTGCTACAACTTGCCACGCAACGTGTGCAGCGCGAAGACGTATTCAAGGCTGTGCCTGAATTGGTTTTTGGCGCTCCCTGTGCTCTCCATTCAGTGGCGGGACGCCTGCGCGAGCATGGGCTGCTCGGGCCATCGCAATCAGCCCTGCGCATTCTGGAACGCTATCCGCAGTCGTTTGAGGTCAACCTTCGCCACTATCCACAGAGCGTGCGCCATATCAGCTCCGTCGCAGCCTGAAACATGCCTGCCTCTATCCCTAGCATCGACTGGCAGCCCCCCTGGCTCCAAGGCCTGCCGCGCGTGTCCATGTCACCGGATCTGGCACGGGTGCACCAGGCGCTGAACGCCGCCGGCCCGTGCCCGGTGCGCTTCGTGCCGCAAGACGCCCTGCCCCCGGGCATGGCCTACGAGCAGTTCATCCACGCCACCGGCCAGGTGCCCACGCGCGACAACCTGCACGACTTCTTCAACGGCCTCGTCTGGCTGCGCTTCCCGCAGGCCAAGCGGCGCCTGAACCAGCTGCACGCCCAGGCCATCGCGGCGCAGGGCGTGGGCGCCACGCGCGGGCCGCTGCGCGATGCGGCCACGCTGCTCGACGAAAACGGCGCCCTGCTGCTGGCGCCCGAGGCGCTGTGGCAGGCGCTGCGCGCGCGCCAATGGCGCCGGCTGTTCGTGGAGCTGCGCCCGCTGTGGCGCCAGGCGCGGCTGGCGGTGTTCGGCCACGCGCTGCTGGAGCAGCTGGTTCACCCGCGAAAACCGCTCACAGCCCATGTGTACCAAGCGCGAACAGCTCCCGATTCGGTAGCAGACCTGGACGCCTGGCTGGCCGCCGACCTCGACGCCGCACACCTGGCGGCCAAGCCCTTCACGCCGCTGCCGGTGCTGGGCGTGCCCGGCTGGTGGCCGGAGAACGAGAACTTTTCCTTCTATGATGACTCCCTCGTTTTCCGCAGCGCCCGGCCGAACCCCAAGAACCACACAACAGGCCCCGTCCCCGCTGCCCGCCGCGGCGCTTGAAGCGCGGCGCTCCCGCCCCCATCTGATCCATCCAGTGCCCGCTGCCCGCGCGGCGGCTCTTTTGCATTCCCTTGCGGAGTCCCTTCGATGAAACGTATTGCTCTGTTCGTACTCACCAACCTCGCCGTGGTCGTGGTGCTGGGTATCGTCGCCAACCTGCTGGGCGTGAACCGCTACCTCACGGCCAACGGCCTGAACCTGGGCGCGCTGCTCGGCTTCGCCCTGGTGATGGGCTTCGGCGGCGCCATCATCTCGCTGCTCATCAGCAAGCCCATGGCCAAGTGGAGCGCGGGCGTGCAGATCATCGACGGCTCGGGCTCGCCCGACGAGCGCTGGATCGTCGAGACCGTACGCGGCTTCGCGCAGAAGGCCGGCATCGGCATGCCCGAGGTCGGCATCTTCCAGGGCGACCCCAACGCCTTCGCCACCGGGGCGTTCAAGAACTCGGCGCTGGTCGCCGTCTCCACCGGCCTGCTGCAGAACATGACGCGCGAGGAGGTCGAGGCCGTGATCGGCCACGAGGTGGCGCACATCGCCAACGGCGACATGGTCACCATGACGCTGATCCAGGGCGTGATGAACACCTTCGTGGTGTTCCTGTCGCGCGTCATCGGCTACGCGGTGGACAGCTTCCTGCGCAAGAACGACGAAAACAGCTCCGGCCCCGGCATCGGCTACATGGTCACCACCATCGTGCTCGACATCGTGCTGGGCTTCCTGGCCGCCATCATCGTGGCCTGGTTCTCGCGCCAGCGCGAGTTCCGCGCCGACGCCGGCGCCGCCCAGCTCATGGGCCGCCGCCAGCCCATGATCAACGCCCTGGCGCGCCTGGGCGGGGTGCACGCGGGCGAGCTGCCCAAGAGCA belongs to Acidovorax sp. YS12 and includes:
- a CDS encoding NYN domain-containing protein, translated to MPAALPSAPNTARNMAVFIDADNLCDPTALDHVLTDLRQRAERVLYKRAYGRAESLKAIESVLWRHGVRPVANMIVNKVTTDSALVIDAVEAVCTNTIDAVAICSGDADFVPLATWLREKGCQVWCFSLADRIFANPESFYDDVVLMELVDLPPPSSTAAPATPPAVPPANPTLTDAVQQVLTAFPALRDGQPQHLNHVVAALRQQGVLGKSDKTVAWFRQHAKAFRLSPDVAPNQICYAPPSKTAPPMTGASAALCQNTQVMALLRQAVQATQDAQGWALVSAMRTHLGDKTVFDTRAHGFATLTKLLAATGAFELRGTGTPQVAVRVTAAALPVPASVTAPVVITWPCISGRRVAPPLPAPLHALRAALLQLATQRVQREDVFKAVPELVFGAPCALHSVAGRLREHGLLGPSQSALRILERYPQSFEVNLRHYPQSVRHISSVAA
- a CDS encoding DUF3025 domain-containing protein; translation: MPASIPSIDWQPPWLQGLPRVSMSPDLARVHQALNAAGPCPVRFVPQDALPPGMAYEQFIHATGQVPTRDNLHDFFNGLVWLRFPQAKRRLNQLHAQAIAAQGVGATRGPLRDAATLLDENGALLLAPEALWQALRARQWRRLFVELRPLWRQARLAVFGHALLEQLVHPRKPLTAHVYQARTAPDSVADLDAWLAADLDAAHLAAKPFTPLPVLGVPGWWPENENFSFYDDSLVFRSARPNPKNHTTGPVPAARRGA
- the htpX gene encoding protease HtpX; amino-acid sequence: MKRIALFVLTNLAVVVVLGIVANLLGVNRYLTANGLNLGALLGFALVMGFGGAIISLLISKPMAKWSAGVQIIDGSGSPDERWIVETVRGFAQKAGIGMPEVGIFQGDPNAFATGAFKNSALVAVSTGLLQNMTREEVEAVIGHEVAHIANGDMVTMTLIQGVMNTFVVFLSRVIGYAVDSFLRKNDENSSGPGIGYMVTTIVLDIVLGFLAAIIVAWFSRQREFRADAGAAQLMGRRQPMINALARLGGVHAGELPKSMAAMGIAGGIGQLFSTHPPIEQRIAALQNAQQG